The stretch of DNA CTCGTCTCGAGCCTGCTCAATACCCCGCTGCCCCAGCGTTTTATTGTCTTGAGCGCGCGCAAGCCTTTTCGTTTGCCCCACTGCAACCTGACGCGAGTCACGCGGCAGCGGCTAGGCCCGCTCGCGCCCGCGGCAAGAGAAGCGCTCATCGATTACTGGGCTCAAGACCGCCGGCTCGATCAAACAAGCCGCGCACGTATTCTTCGTACCGCATCAGGCGTACCGCTCTTTCTCGAAGCCTGCACCCGCGATACGCTCGCCCATCCTGCCGGGCCCACCGATATCAACCCAAGCCGTGTTCCGGCGCGCTTGCACGATCTGCTCGTGACGCGGCTCGACGCCACTGGCGACGCCAAAGTGATCGCACTGTGTGCGGCCGTCATTGGGATGGAATTTTCCGTGGCATTGCTGGCCACCATAAGCGAGCGTTCATCGTCTGCACTTGCTCACGCGCTGGATGTCCTCATCGCCCATGGCATCATCGAGCAGCGCTCGGCGACGTGTTATGCCTTTTGCCATGTGTTACTGCGCGAAGCGGCCTGGCACTTGCAAACACGTACCACACGCGAAACGCTGCAACGGCGCATCGACAAGGCACGCCAAGCCTCGTTGCAACAACAGTTTCCTGACGACTTAACCGCCTGCGGTGGCGAATGCGTTGAATTGACGTTGAATTGACGTTGAATTGACGTTGAATTGAAGGCGTCGATTGACGTGTGGGCGTGGCTTAGCGGCCAGAAAAAACGAACCAGTCTGCATCGGCACTGGCGCGCGTCATGCGGCGTGGCCGCCGGCCCGTAAGAGGCGGATGAACGGGTTGCACTACGAGAGCGCTGAATGGCGCCATCGCCAGGCCCGTCGACACCAGCGGCAAAGGCCGGCGCAACAAGGTACGCAGCGAAAACCGGCGCGAGCCGCCCGGCAGCCTCAACAGCGAGAAAAACCGCCGAAACCATGCATGCACACCCCCTTCCTTCCCATGGACATCACGCCGTTGCGCGGCAAGCGCATGGGTGCGGGCCACGTGATGACGCAAGGCGCGAACGGCAGGGCTGCGTGTTGAACGCATCTTGATCGTGGAGCGGGAGAAACGGAAGGAGCGAGGGAAGCGGGAATAAGGAGGCGTATTCATAAATAGAAAAATCAGCGGCAGGAATTAACAGTTTCACAATGATTTTGCAGACTACACGTGAATCATGTTGCCCGGAAGTCAGTTTTTACTGCCTTCCATATGCCCCTTTATCCACGCTCAGGGCCCACGCCAGCAAAGAGATAACCTGCGCTTTACAATCGCGCATCTGCCCGTCAAGCCGTAATGGAACACCTCATGTCAGTCCATTCGAAGAAAGAACAAGTTCAAACTTTGCGCGAGCAAGGTTTTGTCGTCGTACCGGGGCTGGTTTCGCCCGAGCGCTGTCGCGCGCTCAAGCAAATTGCGCAGCAGCAGTTGCAGCTAGCGGTGGCACCGCTCGAATTCGAGGCCGATCTGCGCTATCCAGGTGCGCCTGAATCGAAATACGCGCCAGGTGGCCATACCGTGCGACGTCTGCTCGACGCCTATGCGCGCCATCCAGGTTTTCACGAATGGGCCTGCGCACCTGAAATAAAAAGCTGGATGACACTGTATTTTGGTGAGCAGCCGTATTTGTCGCGGGCGCATCACAATTGCATGATGACCAAGCATCCCGCCTATGGCAGCCTCACCGGCTGGCACCGCGACATGCGCTACTGGTCGTTCGAACGCGATGATCTTGTGTCGGTATGGCTCGCGCTCGGGCCTGAAACTGTCAATAACGGGGGCCTATGGTTCGTGCCGCAATCGCACGATGCCGCGCTCACCGCCAGTTGTTTCGATGAAGCAAAGTTTTTCCGCTCCGATCTGCCAGACAACCAAGCCCTAATTCAGACGGCCGTCTCGCCAGAACTTCATATGGGTGATGTCGTGTTTTTCCATTGCAAGACCTTGCATTCAGCAGGAAAAAATCTGTCGGACGAGGTGAAGTTCTCGCTGGTTTTCACTTACCACGGCGCGAGTAACGCGCCGCTGCCTGGTTCGCGCTCCGCATCACTGGCGGAAGTAAAACTCTGATCCTGAGGTGCCGTGTGCGCTCGCGCACGCGGCCAGTCTAGCGCCTGCGTGGCCAGGCGAGCCCTGTCAGCCCAAGCAGCGTTGCCACCGCGCCCGCCCCGAGCAACAGCATGGTGCGATCCGTAGGCGTGCCATTTACCACCCTCGACACATCGCTGCTAAACGACTGGAACGACTGGCCGCCGAAATACAGCAGCACCACACCGACCGCAATTAATGCGAAAGAAAGCACTTTCATCATGACTCGCCTCACCCATCAGTCAAAACGGCGCAGTTTAGGCGAGCCAGATCATATCGTCCATGGCGAAGGCCGCTATATCAGCACCGGCAAGCTTTCGACGAGTGCAAATGCGCACGCGGCCCCCAGCAATGCACCGAGCACTCGCAACACGTTGTGCCGGAACTCCGAACGGCACGGCAACGCGCCGACAAACAGCGCACCGGCCAACGCCATCGGAATGATCAGGATGAAATCGCCAATTGTGAAATAAGTGGTCATGTCGAGTCTCTCAGTATCTCGCGCGTTGTTATCGCGCATTTTCATTAGTGCACCTGCAGCGGTACGGCCGATATTGGAATTCTCGAATACAGTACAGCCGCGGTGCATGCCTTCAAGTATAGAAAATAACCGACCGCAAGGACGGTAAAACACGACTCATCAGCCTCGGTACAACGCATCGAAACCCTTTTGAATAACAAGCAGACGCTATGCCTTGTGAATCCGGTGAGTATTTAAATACAGATGTCCTACTCCCACAAACGGCTTTCATCCGAGCCTTGATGTGACATTCGGCCCACACATTCTTACCCCGCTAGTTGCTGAAGCTTAAGCCCGGCACACGGCCCGGTTTATGATGAGATCCCAGCAACACCCGCTGTCCGTCCCCCGCCTGGCCTTTACTCACGACCATGCCAGACATGCTGCGTACCAGCAGTTTTGATTAACGTCCGGAGCCGTTACGGCTAACGGGAAAACAGGGAAATATCATGCAAGTCGGTTCTATCGTCCGTTCCGTGCATATCGCCGTGCCGGCTGGCGCGCGTGGCATTGTCATGCGTCTTCTCGGCGACATGGCGATGGTGGCGTGGTACGCCGGTGAGCCCGGCGCCTCGACGCCGCTCAATACCGAGCCGTTTTTTCTGGCTGACCTGATCGACACCGGCGAGCTAGTCCGCCCGGCCAGCACCCAGATGCACTAAGACACCAGGTGCCCTCCCCGGAGAGGCCCGAGCGCCACACTCGTCTTTGTTCACGGCGCGGCGCACAATGCGCAGCATGACTGAAAATACCTCCCCCCCGCCGCCCGACGACGCCGCTGACAGCGCCATTCCTTTCGCCCGGCTCACGCCCGAACGCATGCTGGATGCCGTTGACAGCGTGCTAGCCAGTTCCGGCGTGCGCACCGATGGCCGCATGCTGCCGCTCAACAGCTACGAAAACCGCGTCTACCAGATCGGCGTCGAAGACGGCCCGCCCGTGGTGGTCAAGTTTTACCGCCCTGAACGCTGGAGCGATGCAGCCATTCTCGAAGAACATGCATTTGTCGCGGAACTGGCCGAGCGCGAGATTCCCGTCGTCGCAGCGCAGTCGATCAACGGCCAGACGCTACATACAGCGGAAGGCTTTCGCTTCTCAATCTTCGAGCGCCGGGGCGGCCGTGCGCCGGACCTCGACCGGCGCGACACGCTGGAATGGCTCGGGCGCTTCATCGGACGCATTCATGCCATCGGCCAAACACGGGATTACGTGGCGCGCCCCACCCTGAACCTTCAAACCTTTGGCTATGAACCGCGTGATTTTCTGCTATCGCAGCGGTTTGTCCCCGACGACGTGCGCCCCGCATGGGAAGCCGTGGCCCAGCTCGCGCTGGAAGGCGTCGAACAGGCGTTCGAGCGCGCCGGGGCTATCCGCGCTATCCGCATGCATGGTGATTGCCACCCGAGCAACGTGCTGTGGACCGATGCCGGGCCGCATTTCGTCGATTTTGACGACAGCCGGATGGGGCCTGCTATCCAGGACCTCTGGCTGCTGTTGCCGGGTGGGCGGGCCGAGGCTTCACGCGCGCTGACCGATCTGCTGGCGGGTTATGAAGACTTCTGCGATTTCGAGCCGCGCGAACTGCATCTGGTTGAAGCATTACGCACGCTGCGGCTGATTCACTATTCGGCATGGCTAGCACGCCGCTGGGATGATCCGGCTTTTCCGGTGGCGTTCCCGTGGTTCAACACGCAGCGTTATTGGGAAGACCGCATTCTGGAATTGCGTGAGCAAGTCGGCGCGATGCAGGAAGGGCCACTGTGGCCGGTCTAGCCATGCCCTGAGTATGGAGAATCCTGGGCAATAGCAGCGGCTCAGGTCGCTCGCTTACCCGCGCTTGTCGGAAAAAATCCAATCATTTTCAAGAAAAAATGGAACGCGGCGGCGCCGGCCTGTTACTAAGATGGCGCCCAATTTGTCTGTTAACGGCAAATATCGGCATCCACGTATCTCGTTACATTTTCGTGTGCATCGAGCAATTTAAATGGTGTCTTGACGAGAATGGTTTATTTTTAATTAATTCATTATTTTTTAACTTTATATGGCAATTTAAAATGTCATTAAATAATATGCCCCCAATTAAAACATCCAGCACTCCAAGTCACATTCCTCAAAGCCCAGATTACAACACCCCTCCCCCCGCCGGTAATTTGTCACATAAGGTGGCAATGGTTATAGCTTCGCCGAATAGCGCAAATAGCCCGACACCCCGTAAAGCATACAGCGCGGCCACTGTTGCATTGTTAAATGAACTAACACCGCTCAATCCTGACAACACATCGGTAGCTCCCCCAACATTCCAACGCTGTAACAAAGCGGCTCTATTCATTTTTTTAATGGGCATTGGAGGTATCTTCGGCACAGGAATCACTCTAGTATCGAATTTGAAAAACAACCCTGATTCATCGGATCAGAAGCAGATAGCCACCTATGGTTTCAGCATTTCCGCAGCGATTATATTTCTTTCTTTTCTGATTTGCTGCATAAGCCCCTGCATTGGCAGCAGCAATACTGACGACACAAAAGAAAACCCTAAAAAAACACCTCCGCAATACAAGAGTTACGTTTAATCGATGCCAGACGTAATTTTTTCCATCACCGAAGAGAGAAAATTCTAAACGCAGTGCAATGCGTTCTCTCTTCGGGGGTTTTTCCGCCTCATCGCGCATGGCCGCTTCAGCATGCCGGCCATTTACACCGAAATCGCCCGCGTTACCGGCATGCAAGCCGCTTCGCTAGCAGCTTTGTCACGCGCGGCCTTAGCGCCTTCGATTCGAAGCAGTCTCGGTAGCACTACGTCATTTTTCGCCGCCGTCACTTCCGCAAGAATCGACACCGCGATTTCAGGTGGCGTGCGGCTACCGATATAAATCCCCGCAGGCCCGTGCAACCGCGCCAGTTCGCCATCGTTCAGATCAAACAGTTTCAGCCGCTCACGCCGCGCCGCATTGTTGCGCCGTGAACCCAGCGCGCCCACGTAAAACGCCGGGGTCTTCAACGCCTCCAGTAGCGCCAGATCGTCCAGCTTAGGATCGTGCGTCAGCGCGATGACCGCGCAGCGCGTGTCGAGTTTCATCTCCAGCACGGCATCGTCGGGCATCGTGCGGATGATCGTCGTGCCGGGGAGATCCCATGCATCGATATATTCATCGCGCGGATCGCACACCGTCACCTGATAGTCGAGCCCCACCGCAATCTGGCACAGGTAGCGCGATAGTTGCCCCGCGCCGATCACCAGCATCCGGTAACGTGGACCATGAATCGTCACCAGGCGCTCATCATCGAAAACCAGCCCCGCCGTTGTCATGGCGGGCCCTAATTGCGCCTCGCCGCTCGCCATATCGAGCGTGCGCGCCATCAGTTGACCCTCCTGCACTGCCTGGCACAGTTCGGCGAGGCGGCTCTCTGCCTTGAGCGGCTCCAGCACCAGTTGAATCGTGCCGCCACATGGCAAGCCGAAACGATGCGCTTCTTCGGCCGTGATGCCGTACTTCAGCACCTGCGGACACGTGGGTTCGATGCCATGACGCCGCACCCGCTCGATCAGATCGTCTTCGATGCAACCGCCCGAGACCGATCCCACCACCCGGCCATCGCCACGCACCACCAGCATCGCGCCTTCTGGACGCGGCGATGAACCCCATGTTTTCACGACCGTCACGAGCAGCGCACGATGCCCTTGCTCCAGCCAGCGCACACTGGTTTTCAGCACTTCGAGATCGACGCTATCCATGATGGGCTCCTCTTCATCCTCTTCAGTTAGGCATATCCACCACAAGCATTGCAGTGAAACCGGGCCATATGGTCGCTCAACTGCGTATTCACTCATCTGAAAAAACAGTGGAGGCTACAACAAGCTACAACAATTCAACGACAAATCAACCACAAATAAAAAACGGCACCGCCGGAAAACACCGGAGATGCCGTTGTGCTTCAAACGCTTTATTTACTTTAAATACTTCGAACCCCGCGTTTAAATTTAATGCTCCTGAATCTCGCGCCCTAACTTCGAGCGCTGGCGCGAGTAGCCAAAATAAATCGCCATGCCCACCAGCAACCAGAT from Paraburkholderia hayleyella encodes:
- a CDS encoding XdhC family protein produces the protein MDSVDLEVLKTSVRWLEQGHRALLVTVVKTWGSSPRPEGAMLVVRGDGRVVGSVSGGCIEDDLIERVRRHGIEPTCPQVLKYGITAEEAHRFGLPCGGTIQLVLEPLKAESRLAELCQAVQEGQLMARTLDMASGEAQLGPAMTTAGLVFDDERLVTIHGPRYRMLVIGAGQLSRYLCQIAVGLDYQVTVCDPRDEYIDAWDLPGTTIIRTMPDDAVLEMKLDTRCAVIALTHDPKLDDLALLEALKTPAFYVGALGSRRNNAARRERLKLFDLNDGELARLHGPAGIYIGSRTPPEIAVSILAEVTAAKNDVVLPRLLRIEGAKAARDKAASEAACMPVTRAISV
- a CDS encoding phytanoyl-CoA dioxygenase family protein, whose protein sequence is MSVHSKKEQVQTLREQGFVVVPGLVSPERCRALKQIAQQQLQLAVAPLEFEADLRYPGAPESKYAPGGHTVRRLLDAYARHPGFHEWACAPEIKSWMTLYFGEQPYLSRAHHNCMMTKHPAYGSLTGWHRDMRYWSFERDDLVSVWLALGPETVNNGGLWFVPQSHDAALTASCFDEAKFFRSDLPDNQALIQTAVSPELHMGDVVFFHCKTLHSAGKNLSDEVKFSLVFTYHGASNAPLPGSRSASLAEVKL
- a CDS encoding DUF3185 family protein, with protein sequence MMKVLSFALIAVGVVLLYFGGQSFQSFSSDVSRVVNGTPTDRTMLLLGAGAVATLLGLTGLAWPRRR
- a CDS encoding serine/threonine protein kinase; this encodes MRSMTENTSPPPPDDAADSAIPFARLTPERMLDAVDSVLASSGVRTDGRMLPLNSYENRVYQIGVEDGPPVVVKFYRPERWSDAAILEEHAFVAELAEREIPVVAAQSINGQTLHTAEGFRFSIFERRGGRAPDLDRRDTLEWLGRFIGRIHAIGQTRDYVARPTLNLQTFGYEPRDFLLSQRFVPDDVRPAWEAVAQLALEGVEQAFERAGAIRAIRMHGDCHPSNVLWTDAGPHFVDFDDSRMGPAIQDLWLLLPGGRAEASRALTDLLAGYEDFCDFEPRELHLVEALRTLRLIHYSAWLARRWDDPAFPVAFPWFNTQRYWEDRILELREQVGAMQEGPLWPV